The following proteins are encoded in a genomic region of Maribacter hydrothermalis:
- a CDS encoding DUF3341 domain-containing protein, translated as MASKVIHAFYDDDDVLMLAVKKVKAAKLHIEEVYCPFPVHGLDKAMGLAPTRLAITAFLYGLVGLAVATLMMNYIMIEDWPQDIGGKPSFSYLENMPAFVPIMFELTVFFAAHLMVITFYLRSRLWPFKEAENPDVRTTDDHFLMEIEIHNNEQELRDLLMDTGAVEINVSEKNSH; from the coding sequence ATGGCATCTAAAGTTATACACGCTTTTTACGATGATGATGATGTGTTAATGCTTGCCGTTAAAAAGGTGAAAGCAGCAAAGCTTCATATTGAAGAGGTATATTGTCCTTTTCCTGTTCATGGTTTAGACAAAGCAATGGGGTTAGCTCCAACTAGATTGGCAATAACTGCTTTTTTATATGGTTTAGTAGGCCTTGCGGTGGCTACTTTGATGATGAATTATATCATGATTGAAGATTGGCCGCAGGATATTGGAGGTAAACCAAGCTTTAGTTATCTAGAGAACATGCCTGCTTTTGTACCTATTATGTTTGAGTTAACGGTTTTCTTTGCAGCTCACTTAATGGTTATTACTTTTTATTTGAGAAGTAGATTGTGGCCTTTTAAAGAAGCTGAAAATCCTGATGTAAGAACTACGGACGATCATTTTTTAATGGAAATTGAAATCCATAATAACGAGCAAGAATTAAGAGATTTATTAATGGATACAGGTGCTGTTGAAATTAATGTATCAGAAAAAAACAGTCATTAA
- a CDS encoding c-type cytochrome, producing the protein MNSFKNIALVFALVVLVTSCQNESEPNYQYMPNMYQSVGYETYGAVDFLPNQSEALMPPANTINRGWLPYEIENSPEGKELARLQSSPLDSANVVTNIAKGAQLYTIYCAICHGDKGEGKGTLVKREKILGVPSYADPARDITVGTTYYTIHYGLNSMGSYASQMDTEEMWQVSEYVMQLKQDLTK; encoded by the coding sequence ATGAACAGTTTTAAGAATATAGCATTAGTATTTGCATTGGTTGTGTTGGTTACGTCTTGTCAAAACGAGAGTGAGCCTAATTATCAATATATGCCAAATATGTATCAGTCAGTTGGTTACGAAACTTATGGTGCAGTGGATTTTTTACCAAATCAGTCGGAGGCTCTAATGCCTCCTGCTAACACCATTAATAGGGGTTGGTTGCCTTATGAAATTGAGAATTCTCCTGAAGGTAAAGAATTGGCAAGATTACAGTCAAGTCCTTTAGATTCGGCGAACGTTGTAACGAACATAGCAAAAGGAGCTCAATTATATACCATATACTGTGCAATTTGTCATGGTGATAAGGGTGAAGGAAAAGGTACTTTAGTAAAAAGAGAAAAAATATTGGGTGTGCCAAGTTATGCAGACCCTGCAAGAGATATTACGGTAGGGACCACATATTATACAATTCATTACGGATTAAATTCAATGGGTTCTTATGCATCTCAAATGGATACTGAAGAGATGTGGCAAGTATCGGAGTATGTAATGCAATTGAAACAAGATTTAACCAAATAA
- a CDS encoding quinol:cytochrome C oxidoreductase — MYTFSNRLKIASIILMIVGALGIIGGFVMAPGTIAEAKEMVASHDDGHGDAHGAEASHETQKNDHAVAGEHDSSHDQHLLDQLKNRPWAALYVAAFFFMMISLGVLAFYAIQRAAQAGWSPLLFRVMEGITAYLVPGGIIVFVILVLSVLHMNHLFIWMDADVVAKDALLQGKAGYLNPTFFLIRAAIFLAGWIGYREYSRKLSLAQDESDNNSNFKLNFRISAGFLVFYLISESIMSWDWIMSVEPHWFSTLFGWYIFASMFVSGITVIAMVTIYLKSKGHLPDVNDSHIHDLAKFMFGISIFWTYLWFSQFMLIWYSNIPEEVTYYVTRIADYRLPFFGMVAMNFLFPVLLLMNSDYKRINWFVILTGIVILAGHYMDIFTAIMPSTVGKNWYIGIPEIGSVLFFAGLFIFWIFRAISSAPLQPKRNPFIEESRHFHY; from the coding sequence ATGTATACGTTTTCAAATAGACTTAAAATAGCTTCCATAATTCTAATGATTGTTGGTGCATTAGGAATCATTGGAGGATTTGTTATGGCTCCTGGAACCATTGCAGAGGCGAAAGAAATGGTTGCAAGTCATGACGATGGTCATGGTGATGCCCATGGAGCGGAAGCATCACACGAAACACAAAAAAATGATCATGCAGTAGCTGGTGAACACGATTCTTCTCATGATCAGCATTTATTGGATCAGTTAAAGAATAGACCTTGGGCCGCATTATATGTTGCTGCATTCTTTTTTATGATGATTTCTTTAGGTGTATTGGCCTTTTATGCTATACAGCGTGCTGCACAAGCAGGATGGTCTCCGTTATTATTTAGGGTAATGGAAGGAATAACTGCTTACCTGGTTCCTGGCGGAATTATTGTATTTGTTATTCTTGTGCTTTCTGTTTTACATATGAACCATTTGTTTATTTGGATGGATGCCGATGTAGTTGCTAAGGATGCACTTTTACAAGGTAAAGCAGGATATTTGAACCCTACTTTCTTTTTAATTAGAGCTGCAATATTTTTAGCCGGATGGATTGGGTATAGAGAATATTCTAGAAAATTATCTTTAGCACAGGATGAGTCTGATAATAATTCTAATTTTAAATTGAATTTTAGAATATCTGCTGGTTTCCTAGTATTCTATTTGATTTCTGAGTCAATCATGTCTTGGGATTGGATTATGAGCGTTGAACCACACTGGTTTAGTACTTTATTTGGATGGTATATATTTGCTAGTATGTTCGTATCTGGTATTACGGTTATAGCAATGGTTACTATTTATTTAAAATCTAAAGGTCATTTGCCAGATGTAAACGATAGTCATATTCATGATTTGGCAAAGTTTATGTTCGGTATTAGCATTTTCTGGACTTACCTGTGGTTCTCGCAGTTTATGTTGATATGGTATTCAAATATTCCTGAAGAAGTAACGTATTATGTTACTAGAATTGCAGATTATAGATTGCCTTTCTTTGGTATGGTGGCAATGAATTTCTTATTTCCTGTCCTTTTACTAATGAACAGTGACTATAAAAGAATAAATTGGTTTGTAATTTTAACGGGTATTGTAATACTTGCAGGGCATTATATGGATATTTTTACTGCTATAATGCCATCTACCGTAGGTAAGAATTGGTATATAGGTATTCCTGAAATTGGGTCTGTATTGTTTTTTGCAGGTTTATTTATATTTTGGATTTTTAGAGCAATTTCATCTGCTCCTTTACAACCAAAAAGAAACCCTTTTATTGAAGAAAGTAGACACTTTCACTATTAA